The segment gaagtttcccagtttactttcggaaggtcagtggtctcttcccaggtacattgtatctgggttctctcttccaccaataaaaactgggcgccaccagataactgaaaaattgttgagtgtggcgggaaacatcaatcaatcaatcaatcaatctacttGTATACATTTGTGTAGATATACATATGCTAAATAAAAACCAttgctattgttacaatttGGGATATGGATTTGAAACTTTTTCtaatttgatatttcttttgatGTTAGAAAATGAAGTTGAATGTCCGTCTTCCATTCATGAAATCTGAGATGAAGTACTTCCATTGTCCTATATTACGATGGCTTGCTCCAAATAGACAGTGGGTCGATATTCCCTCAGTTGAATACCTGTACGAAGATGAAGAAGGTTGTGTAAGTAGAATTGTTATCATCGCGATTGATAGTGGTAAAATATTTCTGATGAGAATGAACATGGGATTTTCTTTTTTACGTTTTCGCAGATTTTACCTATATTAGAGGCTGATATCAAGCAGTTGGGGATATTCGCCATTGTTGCAGCAGTTATCAAAGAACACTTTGTGTTTGGCTACAACGTTCACGAGGTGTCATCCGCTGTAGACAGAGAAACTGTGCTTGCGGGATCATACTGTCCCCGATTCTATACAACAGAAACAAAGGCTGATttgatggtacatgtacaaatacaaCCACAAATatctaaacaaaaaatatgatctTCATATGATCCTTGAAATACCGTGTTACTCTCATAACTACGTAACGTGTAAATTACTTTGCGCTTACTTGTTATTCCTCAGGTGATTCCAATCGAAAGATCGGTGATTGATGATTCAAAAACTCCAGATGTTGAAGACTCCTCTCTAATGGTTTCGTCTAGCGCTCTCGTAATCGTGGACCTCTTGAATGATCCTCCGCAACCCTTGACTCTTTATATCCTTTGCAGCAAACCGAAATCAAGGCCATGGACAGCATCCATGACGTCACGGATAGGTACAGCAGAATCGGGATATCTTTCTGGTTCACGTATTGTTTCCAGGGCGAAATCTAGGGAGTCGATCAACCATTTCCTAGGTAATTGTTAAGTTAAAAGTAGAAGTATAATGAAGAATAATTTCACCTTATTGGTTCTTAAGCAATCCATGATTAATGATAGATATGATCTTCAACCTTTGTTATGAAATGATTCTCATACCATTCGATTACATATAGACGCAAGATTGTGATATGGAAATACTTGTTTGATACCATTTGTTCCAAATATTTAAACACTGCCAGTTTGTAAGTGCAATATACCGAGGTGTTATTATTCACCAACGTATTGCAAGAAACAAAGAAATCATGTACATGAAACAGAAGGGATCTGGTGCATGGTTGCAGCTACAGTGAAAAAAGATCGACGTTATATACCACTCCATGTGCTTCAAAACACATTGGTTGAAGACAGCGACTGCTAAACCCATCACCATTCGctagaatatcaaatatttatacatatatgttgCTACTACAGAATGTTGGTATGACTCGGACAACTACCTTGTACGGATGGGAGGAGGTTGTCTAGGTGTCAAAAGTGTGGTTCTTCAAAAGAAAGACCTCACCAAAGATGACAAAATCCAAGTTACTCTACACGAAAAACACAACAAGTGAGGAATTGCTTTATTGATGActttttataaatacatgtacatgtaaacttgTATATCTATAAACAGTGTTCGAATGTATCGTACATCTAAAGAATAACAGTGATATTCTTTAAAATTATCCATTGGCATGTTTTATGGCATCGTCGGATACATTTGATGTTGTGCTTTTAAACTCGCAAATAAAACGtcataaaatatgcaaattcgTGAATTAGAAACGATCAGTCAGGATGTTAGACAAgaatttcaaactttacatTATTATAAAATAACATTATCAGTTGGCCGTCCATGCCCTggaaaatatgtaaattttgtttgaaacGACCATAAGGGTTTAACAAGTtgttgacataaaaaaaaatcgaaaagtcgtccatgtttgtttatttcagaAAGCAGGTATTGACAGCAAATGCATTTATGCGGTGTACATTTTTAATGCTAACTCTTGCATGTGTTTTGCTCATAaatctttcaaattttgtaatagGTACTTAATTGTTGAGATGAAAAAGGAGGCCAGACGTCCAGATGTCAATACAGTTGTTGCTAATCTTTTAAAGACGCTCAAAGAACACAGGATATATGTTTGTGTTGCTCAACGTCGAGATGATCCCCGACGTATCAGGGTGTCCTGTGatctaaaggtcaaggtcactactaGAATGATTCATCGATTAGAAAGGGACCATTACATTAGAAGGACCCTTATTCACGCTAAAGAAGGTGACGTAATCAGTGTCGGATTGCGAGGGAATATAACTACCATTCCTAACAGGAAAAGAATCTTTCGATTTTACGCTTTAAATGGTTTTGTTGCCGATTGGGAAATTCAGGTAGTGGATTCATACTATCAACGATCTTTACAACAGTATTGTGGATTTCTTCAAGTTTTCCTCTGCATGTGTAACAGCTTCGAAATCACCCCGATATCTGGGTACGAGGAGTATGTGAAGTGGAAACTTTTAATCGAAATTCCCGTTACCCTACCAAAAGACACTTCTCTGTACGATTATGAGAAAATGTCGAGATCACGTATTCATATATGTAACAAAGGTAAACATACAAATTACATGTTCTAACCTTTCATATTTTCTTGTCATGAATTTTCTGCATTATACCTCTATTCAAATCAAAGACGCCAAAGACATGAGATATGAAAGAGAGAACACATTCATATATAGATGACACTTAAAACTTAGTTTATATTACTTTATTCCACAGGTCCGATTACTGTCGAGTTTCTGCGTTCATTCGCTAGACTGGTTGGTAGGGAATGGTATAACTTAGCACGTGGTCTTCGCTTAGAACATGTGAGAATTCAATCCATTGCACAACAAAACAAGAGGTGTTCATTGGAAAGTCTTGTCTATGACCTACTGCTAACATGGTTGAAAAGATCGTGTCATACCAGTGACAAGGTAGATGAATTGCAACAGTGTTTAAACATTTAATTTGTTATATCATTCAATTAAGACATCCCGTTTTACTTCTGAAAAAATACCAGAGAAATACTCGTTCATCTAAAGAAATCCTCGTGCGTGTGAATCTGTCTCACAGGAAATTACTACTAGTTATGAAATGGCCATTGCTGATTTTTTTAGGCTGTGCTATTAGCATCTGCTTTGAGGAAGAGTGGAAGGATTGATCTTGCAGAGGAGATCAGTGAATTGGACAGGTCTTATAAGCTCGACTATTATAAAATTATCAATGGTAATATTTTGCActgtaaaatatattataaattcTTCTGATTAAGTGATTGTTTGGGGTGTTCAAGATGTTTAGTGAATTCATATCCTTTCCACAATCTACAAATATTCCACgattcattatatattttgatacagATCACAGAATGGACAAAGCCATATATCTTGCCAGCAAAAGTCGTGCCATATTGAAATCATGGCGATACGTAGGGACCGTTCTTCAGTTAAGTCAGGAGGACATCGACGAAATCGATACGACTGAATCAAACGAATTGCAGAAATGTAATAGAATGATGAAGCTATGGAGAAGTCGTGAAGAACCACATCAGGGTCCTCAAAAGCTGACTTTGCTATTGAGAAAGGCGGGGTTTGGTTACGTGGCAGGTACATTAGCATAAAGAATTTATCATAGAATGTCGATCAGATAAAGGAAAACTTTTTTAAATCAACGATTTTGCGTAAAGAAATACTTTTTAGAATGTTCTACTGTCTATAGAtaaagtatttatattttcatatttcaattaaaGGTAAAGAATATACTCTTTTTTCAGATCACATTGCCGTGGCTACGAGATGGAGGCCAAAGACCAGTATATAGACATTATATGTGACCAATGGTCAAGATAAACtgtgtaaatgatttaaatgtaCTCACGCGATTGGTTGTTTTTCCAAGGAATGTAATATTGATATGCAGATCGAGAAACTGAATAaatgtaccaaaattggaaAATATTTATTGCATGTACGCTTATGATATAATTACATCATTAGTAGTCAGGATCCTGACCACTAATGCAGCTTTATATCATTAATGGATATTGTATCATTAATGGTTACTACGACGCTTTGTGATTTGGGTTCCATTCAAAATAGGGAAACATAATTTCATATAGTTACATACATTCACAGtgtaaaaagttttcaaaaatctttttctcatgAAAAGGTAAGTTATGGTTAGTCGTGTTAATGGGTATTGTAGATTCCAGTTCATTGAAATCATGGTGCTGATTATTTTGAAAACCTTTTTAAGAACAGCAGGGATATAATTAGTCATGATAATATGCCAGCACCCTCAGGTAGTACAGATGTTCAATCCTTGGACAGGGATTTAggatgggatcaaagttttacctaaGAATTCAAAGAGAAAATCTTTATAACTCATATTCATAATAGCAGCAGGGCTAAGATAAGAATTTCACAGATTTGGTAGAATGAGCATTAACTGTAATCAATATAATCATGCAAATATTTTAACCTCCTACCTGTTCAGAGTTAAAGATgattttctaagatatattgTATGTATGGCCAACTTAGCTGTACCCTAGGACAGGTACCCTCAATGAAGTTTTTAGTATTAGCAAAAGGCTCAATGTTTATCATGTTCATGCTTATAGTTTGACTGCTTGATGTCCAGAAAAAACGCGGAAGATTTTGATGCCCCCGTTGTCGGAAATTTCTTTTTTTGGGGGGATATAGTTTTTGGTATATCCAACTGTTTGTCTATTTGTCCACATAAACTTTAACCCTGGTCATAACTTTGGAATGGATGGTAATACTGCGTTCATATTCCATTTGTATATTCCTTTCTTTTCATATCAAAGTTTTTGGCCTCTTGATCTTTTGGTTTAACGTACTTTGGCAAGCTTTAACCTTGGCCTGACCTTTTTGAATGGTTGGTGGTAGCGCTTTCATACTTtacatgtgcatttcttgtgacaaaacctttctttgCGTATCAAAGTTTTTGATTACGTGTCCTtagaatttgacctactttaaaaaaaattaacgttCAGTTGGCCGTTTCTGCCATACGGGAaaatcagtgtttcacaaacacgtcttgttgaaaattacattaattttaatgattttggcCACACCCCTACGATCCCGAGGAGAAATAGTCTATGAAATTCAGAAGTTTGGTTCCCTTTGACCCATAGATGTAATAAAATAaacttggttgaaattggtttagCCGTTCCAAAAAAAAGAAGTTGACCGACGGACGACGAATGTCGAGGGAGAAAACTGACCATGTTTCATCATATGAATGAATAACTGAagatataatacaaaattaaaacacggacccctgggcataccagagatgggaatTGGTGCctgtaggaggagtaagcattccctgctGACCGTCTCAAgtcccatatcttgatcaagtaaacggagttatccattgtcaaaatcagtatgtaaagaacggcttaatgATTCAACATgtagacagcattcgacctaccGACAGGGTGTATTTACAAATAGGATCACCCCAAacatttcagtccccggggtaggaaTCTTCGATATCTCAGAACCTGATGTTTATTATCTTATCACATATTAAGGATATACCTCAGACTTGGAATTCGGAATCTAGAAACAGTTTCTTCACAGTATTAATGACAAAAGATGAAGATTTCCGATTGTACCCGTGTTTGTTAGAATTAGACGTACAGAATAGTTTCCCTGTCGTTGGGATGACAGTTCACTATTCAATAGTGAACTGTCGTCCAActtttgaaaggggcatggacacggtttgagctgaaatcttttaaattttatgtttccatttccaatgtttacaatgcttaactgaGGTAGCAAAACATTGAATGTCGGTTGTCAAGTTACGAGTGAGTTACAGAGTTCACAATTcgttgttatgtaaacaaggatcGTGTCATGTTTTTTGTTATATACTATTAAAcgtttcatttaaagcagatttttcaaattacaagttcattctgaacacaattgaacagtttctagtgtttgccacatctcattttgttttaaacatgatatttttatcaagcaatctatatgtaaacaaaaacgtggcacgagccttgtttacataacaaagaatgcTGTGTGCTGTATCTCtgttgtaactcaacaactgacattcaaagttttgctgaccattagaaataccttagttaggcgttttaaatattaagattgggaaaataaaatttgaaaatgtttagcTCAAATAGTGTACATATCCCTTTAATGCCGTCTCGATTTGCTCATTTGTGGTTCGTATTAATTTATAAACTTTAGATGTTTTCCTGGACATTCCCTTAGCATTTCTCTTTATCAAGTAAAACTTCGAAAGAAAAAAAGCAGTGCCCTGTATTTTGTCACACGTTGTTTTTGACTACTTTACGACTCAAACCTTTGactaatttgtaaatatattcaCTTCCTTAACTCCGTGTCATTTAAATAAGATATCTCCTTTTTCTGATTACATAACTGTACTAAAGAGACAGTGAGAAATATGCATGTATCTAATTAGCTTATATAACAACTTCAACAAATGTGCTGTTATAAATTTCACGCactaaaaaattcaaaatatgcagTTTTTAATACATGACGTTATAATAGAGCAGATGGTAGCTATTTTCCTTAAATCTtattatcaaatgaaacttttactTTATTCTATCAATTGACATGAAATACaattctatatttttcacataAAGAAAAGGTTTTTACATCTTTTCTTAAGCATCCTGTATTCTGTTAACCGACTTTTATTCACGACAACTTTATTTCGTGATTTACTTATGAGGAACTGGTTCACGGCAACTAATTTTCGCGACCAAAGAAAATcttaagtgtacatgtacaagaaataTTATACGATAcacgtatagtcagtttttaaattgaggtaagctactgacaaacaagttgatggtacagggatttcaacagtctcgattgaagtcagcatttcgcaaattctatggtcgttataacgatctacttcgtcagtacaacctcgcattgggtcaaatgctgtctgacgtgtttcataccgattgttaagccgttcttggcacactgattttgactgcggataaccccgtttacctgatcaggatatagggctcacggcgggtgtgaccggtcaacaggggatgcttactcctcctaggcacctgatcccacctctggtgtgttcaggggtccgtgtttgcccaactatctattttgtattgcttataggagttatgagattgatcactgttcgttatcttcaccttgcattaaagaTCTGGTTCGCAGCGAGAAATATTCGCAATGAAGTTATTCTTGCAAACCTCGCGTATGTACAAGGCTTACTAATCAGCAATCATTGAAatcaagaaaaaagatattctATGAATGCTCTGAATGAAGACAATAGAAATTCTTCCAAACCATGTGAAGCATTTTTACTGGTAGAGATCCTTATAAAAATCAGAAATGCAATGTTGGAAATAAAAATGTAgcacaaaaatatgaaaagttgtGAAACCCCATGGTGAGTATGTCGCTTGTAAAGTGCATTGGAAAATCTTGTATCTAATAGACCAAGCTAACTAGGCGGAAATAAACAAAGATTAATTTGGGATCCATCACTCAAACACACAATTTGTACAATTGTatgaacaagcattctgagagtattgcaaaAGCAATGTATGTCTCCTACCAGCGCCCCTATTCATTAGAGGGATGTCATAATCTGCAAACCATGGAAAATTGAAAGAGCAGGCGGATATTAATTATGTAACACCACGAAATATCATTATTTCGATCTTTTGTAAACAGATGCAGCAAATCTGATGTACTCGATTACAAATTGGTATGCctgaaattttacatgtatcttacaCAATAAAAAATACAGAGAACCAGACAGAGTGTAAGAATTAATTCAGTCAACCATGCGACTTAGTTTTACAATTTCTGTTAGAATAATTCAactgaaatgaaagtaaaactACTCATTCAATAACCATTAGAATAGTATAGATTCCTAAgttagtacatgtttcacacctcgAACAAAAGATCTTTGCGTGTACGAAATAACTTGGTACACCCCAAATCCAAGCTTCATTGTTGGGTAACCGTGCCTTTGTATGCCTAATTATTAGACCAAAAATTATCAATGATTGGTATAGTAACAGTCAAGGgaacaggggctaagcccgtttgggtccgaaccctgtgataccatacATATaaaaaggggtctaactctgactcAGATAAAAAACtcaccactcgcttcaaatgcctaaaaaatcttaaattaaGTAGGTTATGCGTAATTTGCCGGTCTCCATGTATAgatacttgcatgccaaatttcaaattacaggtttttgaaataacaaagatatagaatgtacgtcatcgttctctcgatttcacttctttatttttactaggacatttaccggtccaggtcacagagtcgtttctcgcctatgacagcagcgaaattcagactagtgtggaagatttcggaccggTCAATTAAAATAAATGCCTCATCAAAGGgcgacctctctctctctctctctctctctctctctctctcaggtaTTTATTATTCCCCATTACTAATACTTAACAATAGAATAGGATGTGTACCCACCATCTTGTGTTCGGGTTTCAGTCACAAAGTAATACATCCAGCAATCTATCatttgaaacaatttaaaagaCACAGGGACCTTTTTATATCACTCTATCAGCATATCTAATCCATTTTAATGGTCGCCCAAATAGTCTGTTTTCAAGATCATTTTCAGAAACGATATCTAGGAAACGCATGAAAGTTTTTTCTATCATGCCCGAAAATGTCCAAAACAATAGTTTTAATAAGTTCCTagcttaaattcatttgaaaagacAGGACAGAcactctcgaaacatggatgaAGATATACAAGCAATACACTGTTATCTGCAACGCGTTGCGTATACGTTTTGTGGTAATAACATCCCGAGTATATATTACGATACCAAAATATACATCCGGTTCGTATTTTCTATAAGAGATTAAACTGACAAGAAAATATTTCTATGAATATCAAAGAAATTGCAtgaaatatagaaatatttatGAACAATATCGCATGCTTCAAGCGACTTATTCCGTTATACCCTTtctcttttaattcatttgttcctctttcatatgtacatgtataaataaccATTTTAACAAAAGATGTGCCCTAATTATCATAAATATTATTtacgaaattaaaatattaccaTCATGCTATTATAGCATCTAACATCAAGACGTTGCAGACAACGCTCCACAGTAAAATCCCCGATTTTCTCGTAGAGCGTTGAAGATAAAGCCCTTCTCTATAACTCACGCGTTGTACGCGTTGATTTTCATACATCGGTGGTTTTACTGTGGACCGTTGCATGCAACGcgagatcggtaaagttggctacttgTAACTAGCTACTTGAACCATTAGAaattagc is part of the Ostrea edulis chromosome 2, xbOstEdul1.1, whole genome shotgun sequence genome and harbors:
- the LOC125681112 gene encoding uncharacterized protein LOC125681112; the protein is MMSPMKRGDDDYIDYDDDLSDNDSLADIPKVVNDKTHKETTNGANKIIKDILCNISDVEENRQFRKEFKTMTGEQEEMSCIVFCSPDDSYNVDVIRDINCINIDPLIVPCLVGEYELLVSSITQLTTTMRAEDRKMKLNVRLPFMKSEMKYFHCPILRWLAPNRQWVDIPSVEYLYEDEEGCILPILEADIKQLGIFAIVAAVIKEHFVFGYNVHEVSSAVDRETVLAGSYCPRFYTTETKADLMVIPIERSVIDDSKTPDVEDSSLMVSSSALVIVDLLNDPPQPLTLYILCSKPKSRPWTASMTSRIGTAESGYLSGSRIVSRAKSRESINHFLECWYDSDNYLVRMGGGCLGVKSVVLQKKDLTKDDKIQVTLHEKHNKYLIVEMKKEARRPDVNTVVANLLKTLKEHRIYVCVAQRRDDPRRIRVSCDLKVKVTTRMIHRLERDHYIRRTLIHAKEGDVISVGLRGNITTIPNRKRIFRFYALNGFVADWEIQVVDSYYQRSLQQYCGFLQVFLCMCNSFEITPISGYEEYVKWKLLIEIPVTLPKDTSLYDYEKMSRSRIHICNKGPITVEFLRSFARLVGREWYNLARGLRLEHVRIQSIAQQNKRCSLESLVYDLLLTWLKRSCHTSDKAVLLASALRKSGRIDLAEEISELDRSYKLDYYKIINDHRMDKAIYLASKSRAILKSWRYVGTVLQLSQEDIDEIDTTESNELQKCNRMMKLWRSREEPHQGPQKLTLLLRKAGFGYVADHIAVATRWRPKTSI